The following proteins are co-located in the Diorhabda carinulata isolate Delta chromosome 4, icDioCari1.1, whole genome shotgun sequence genome:
- the LOC130892326 gene encoding uncharacterized protein LOC130892326, whose amino-acid sequence MLCQILPTAYFVNSGFWPFYRTGNGRDVCVCSIFNLPCLHGSQFSTSINIGGFIDENQYFKFQGNQVKLVDLEVDVSLPETLTRVKICIKYRVKQLWYNGIQLQERILRTIFIDELCLGLGFPENAISRTRQGAKLTCNVVKMSNFCLWCTPHPLKCPLYYCYFRNLGLECNNNFPIRYDVEWQNCPDHTIVVDHIATRHIILTYMYSYTTESDDEDEALDLSME is encoded by the exons ATGCTATGTCAAATTCTACCAACAGCATATTTTGTAAATAGTGGTTTTTGGCCATTTTACCGAACTGGAAATGGAAGAGATGTATGTGTATGTAGTATATTCAATTTACCATGTCTTCATGGGAGCCAATTCTCGACTTCAATAAACATTGGAGGATTCATTGACGAAAACcagtatttcaaatttcaaggAAACCAAGTAAAATTAGTG gaTCTAGAAGTTGATGTGAGCCTTCCCGAAACTTTAACTCGTGTGAAGATATGTATTAAGTATAGAGTTAAACAACTATGGTATAATGGAATACAACTACAAGAGAGGATTCTGAGAACAATATTCATCGACGAATTATG TCTTGGTCTTGGTTTTCCAGAAAACGCAATATCAAGAACTAGACAGGGTGCTAAACTAAC GTGCAATGTagtgaaaatgtcaaacttctGCTTATGGTGTACTCCACATCCATTAAAATGTCCGCTTTATTATTGCTATTTCCGTAATTTAGGGCTGGAATGTaacaataattttccaataCGGTATGATGTTGAATGGCAGAACTGTCCCGACCACACAATAGTTGTGGATCACATTGCAACTAGACATATAATTTTGACATATATGTATAGTTACACAACTGAAAGCGATGATGAAGATGAAGCTCTCGATTTATCTATGGAGTAG